The following are encoded in a window of Oncorhynchus mykiss isolate Arlee chromosome Y, USDA_OmykA_1.1, whole genome shotgun sequence genomic DNA:
- the LOC118945350 gene encoding uncharacterized protein LOC118945350 — protein MMSDCTWGIISLTLTSLLLFISVCLNLSCFLRHRDTRHKAGNEQFLYQQHYPREREIQEEEEEEENQQQENPIYGNITTDLCYEPMTKQRSRDDRKPAPQPYQPDLNYASLDLNVGQIPKKRKRRYQQAQVQAQTVPETQMGGGFLEIDAEMEASLPSRSSSPLASRNSIYLNSLQMALETEERE, from the exons ACTGTACCTGGGGCATAATATCTCTGACTTTAACCTCTCTGCTACTCttcatctctgtgtgtctcaATCTCAGCTGCTTTCTGAGACACAGGGACACCAGACACAAAGCAG GCAATGAGCAGTTTCTCTACCAACAGCATTATCCAAGAGAGCG TGAAatacaggaggaagaggaggaagaggagaatcaGCAGCAGGAGAATCCCATCTACGGAAACATCACTACAG ACCTGTGCTATGAACCCATGACCAAGCAACGTTCCAGAGACGACAGAAAG CCTGCGCCCCAGCCCTACCAACCCGACCTGAACTATGCTTCTCTGGACCTGAACGTGGGACAGATACCCAAGAAGAGGAAGCGTCGCTACCAGCAGGCCCAGGTTCAGGCCCAGACCGTGCCCGAGACCCAGATGGGTGGGGGTTTCCTGGAAATAGATGCAGAGATGGAGGCCTCCCTCCCCTCACGGAGTAGCAGCCCTCTGGCTTCCAGAAACAGCATCTACCTCAACAGTCTACAGATGGCactagagacagaggagagggaataA